The genomic DNA CAGGACCGAAGACTCGATCTCGTCGTAGACCGGAATGGCCACGGACAGGGCGCCGCGCTCGACGTTGTAGTCGGTCAGGGCGGCCGGAGCGTCCGGGCCCGGGACCCAGGTCAGGTCGTAGGCCGTGACGATGAACTTGCTGTACGGGCCGTACTGCTCGATCTCCATCGTGTCGTTCAGGGGGCGGGCCGAGAACAGGACCTCGAGGGTTTCGATGGGCACGTAGTCGTCGGTCGGGTCGGTGCCGGTGCCGGCGTCGCTCAGGGCGGCCACGACCAGCGGCGAACCGCCGTTGACCAGGTCGGCTTCGGCCACCAGGCGCTGGCGCTCGCTGTTGTCGGTGCTGCAGCCGGTCAGGGCGAACAGGCCCAGCATCAGGGCCAGCAGAATCATGAGGGATCGGGCATTCACTTTGGTTCCTCCCGGTGGACTCGACGTCCCGTGGATTGTTCGTTTCCCAAAACCAGGAATCTTTTCGACTGATCTCCACGGCGCTTTAGATTAAATTATGATCCATGGTTACCAAGATCGGGGCCAAACGTGGCGCCCCGGTTCACCCGGTCCCCTGGTGGTCCAAGATGTCGCGAAATTCCTCGGATTCCGTCACCAGCCGCTATCTCGTGGTGGGCACCGGGATCGCCGGCTTGCAATTCGCCCTGCTGGCCGCGGAAAACGGCACCGTGCAGGTGGTCACGAAGAAGGAGAGCCGGGAGAGCAACACCAACTACGCCCAGGGGGGCATCGCGGCGGCCGTGAGCCCGCTGGACGACTTCGAATCCCACATCGAGGACACCCTGGTGGCCGGCGACGGCCTCTGCGACGAGGCCACGGTCAGGCGCATGGTGGAGGCCGGTCCGGCCCTGATCGACCGCCTCGTGTCCTACGGCGTGCCCTTCAGCCGCGACGGCGGCGAGTGGGCCCTGGGCCGGGAAGGCGGGCACTCGCGGCGGCGGGTGCTGCACTGCCAGGACCTGACGGGACGCGAGATCGAGACGCACCTGCTCGAAGCCGCGGCCGCCCATCCGCACATCACGCTGCACGAGGACCACATGGGGCTCGAACTGCTGCGGGGCGAGGAGGTCGGCCTGACGGGCGACGCCGCCGCGCGCGTGGTGGGGGCCCGGGTCCTGGACCGCCGCACCCTCGTGCGCCGCACCTACCTGGCCGACGTGGTCGTGTTGGCCACGGGGGGCTGCGGCAAGGTCTACAGCTACACGAGCAATCCGGACATCGCCACGGGCGACGGCCTGGCCATGGCCTTCCGCGCCGGCGCCCTGGTGAAGAACCTCGAGTTCGTCCAGTTCCATCCCACCTGCCTGTATCATCCCGAGGCCAAGAGCTTCCTCATCAGCGAGGCGGTGCGGGGCGAGGGCGCCGTGCTCATCAACGAACGCGGCGAGCGCTTCATGGCGCGCTACCACCACCAGGCCGATCTGGCCCCGCGCGACATCGTGGCGCGCAGCATCGACCAGGAGATGAAGCTCAGCGGCAGCCCGTGCGCCTTCCTCGACCTGCGGCACCTGGACCGGGCCGCGGTCGAGGCGCGCTTCCCGCATCTGGTGAAGACCTGTGCCCGCTTCGGCATCGACATGGCCGGCCAGCCGGTGCCCGTGGTGCCGGCGGCCCACTACATGTGCGGCGGCGTGGCCACCGACGGCGACGCGCGCACGAGCCTGCCGGGCCTGTACGCCATCGGCGAGGTGGCCTGCACGGGCATCCACGGGGCCAACCGGCTCGCGAGCAACAGCCTGCTCGAGGCGGTGTACTTCGCCAGCCGCGCGGCCGAGCGCGGGCGCGACGAACCGCGCCTCTTCGGCGGCGACGCGCCGGAGGTGAAGCTGCCCGGCGACCGCGGCGACGACCGTCCCCGGGGCAGCGGAGCCGTCGTGCTCGAGCACGACTGGGACCTGGTGCGCCGCGTGATGTGGGACTACGTGGGCATCGTGCGCGACCGCGGGCGGCTCGACATCGCCCTGCGGCGGGTGCGCACCATCCGGCAGACGGTGGAGGACCTGCACCGGCACGAGGAGGCGAATCCGGACGTGGTGGAGCTGCGCAACATCGCCCTGCTGGCCGAACTGATCGTCCTCTGCGCCCGCAGCCGGCACGAGAGCCGGGGCCTGCACTCGACCACCGACCACCCCCTGAAGAGCGACGTCGTGGCCGACACCGAGCTGCGCCGGGGCGTGCCCCTGGACGGGGAGACCTGCTCCGAGCCGGTG from bacterium includes the following:
- the nadB gene encoding L-aspartate oxidase is translated as MSRNSSDSVTSRYLVVGTGIAGLQFALLAAENGTVQVVTKKESRESNTNYAQGGIAAAVSPLDDFESHIEDTLVAGDGLCDEATVRRMVEAGPALIDRLVSYGVPFSRDGGEWALGREGGHSRRRVLHCQDLTGREIETHLLEAAAAHPHITLHEDHMGLELLRGEEVGLTGDAAARVVGARVLDRRTLVRRTYLADVVVLATGGCGKVYSYTSNPDIATGDGLAMAFRAGALVKNLEFVQFHPTCLYHPEAKSFLISEAVRGEGAVLINERGERFMARYHHQADLAPRDIVARSIDQEMKLSGSPCAFLDLRHLDRAAVEARFPHLVKTCARFGIDMAGQPVPVVPAAHYMCGGVATDGDARTSLPGLYAIGEVACTGIHGANRLASNSLLEAVYFASRAAERGRDEPRLFGGDAPEVKLPGDRGDDRPRGSGAVVLEHDWDLVRRVMWDYVGIVRDRGRLDIALRRVRTIRQTVEDLHRHEEANPDVVELRNIALLAELIVLCARSRHESRGLHSTTDHPLKSDVVADTELRRGVPLDGETCSEPVGGAGA